From Ictalurus punctatus breed USDA103 chromosome 2, Coco_2.0, whole genome shotgun sequence:
CGTTATTTGCCGTTTAGAATTTAACATTTAGCCATCAACTCATAGGTCATCAAACCgttaatatatttatacttttctACGTTAAATACCCTTTGGGCTATATTTTCATCAAACTTACTCTCCAAATAAACAGAGCCTATGATAGAGACCTGCTGCTGAAAGAGGTGCTACTGTAGCTGAAACTGCTGTATCTGGAGCCAGATGAGTTGGAATAAGTTTGATCCATGCTGCCTCTGCGGGATCCAGTCCTAGACCCtggagcagagcttgggtttgAATTGTAAGGGCTGCTGATACCACGTGACGATGTAGAGGCTGCAGGAAGCATGCGTACTCCTGTTTTATCTTCCAACATACAGGCGTCCATAGCCTCCTTGTATGTGATCCTCAGCTTTGTCTTGGGGCAAGTCAGCATCTTGGGGTGGTGACGAGTGTCCAGGAGCTTCTGTGATGCTCTTCCATCCAACCAACCCAATTTTACAGCCTCATCAACCATCCGTCTACGGCCGAGCTCTGGATCAAAGAGGCCTCCTGTTAAAAACTGGAACTCAAGGAAACGCTGTCCAGCCTCAAACGGTAACCATTTTTCTCTCACCGCCTCAGCTGCTGACAACTTTTTCTTGGTCTTTACATCCTCAAAGCCAATGTAGGCCTTCTGTGCAGGTTTCAGCCGATTAGCCATGCCATCATCAATTATGCCATTGCGAGTAGCTTCTTGAATGGAGATACGGCGGCCATTTTCTGGGTTTACAATACCACCAGTGCAGGCTTGTGCCTCCAACAGTCGCTGTGCCGTAATAGAGTCTACAAGGCCATGCGTCATTGCTTTATATATGCTGATCTTTTCGGACTTCTCGGTGTCAAAAATGGCCCCAATTGGACTCTGCTCATCTGTCAACTCTTCAGGTGACGTCAGACTAATTGACATGCTGGCAATGCGCTTCAAGGTGTCTGGTGAAGAGGGAGTTTGCAAGGGAGCACTTCCAACAGAGGTCATGATTTCTCTTTTGACTGTCTGGGATGACACCAAGGTTAAGAATGAGGAAGAGCCGAGGGGCTTGTTCATGGCTACGATGTCAACAAACTGTGTAAGAGTAATATTCCCAGAGCGATACTCATGCAAGTTGTCTTCACTGATTACACCTTTATCAAGTAGTTCTTTCAAGTCATACTGAAGGCCTGTTTTCCTATCACGGATGACGAGTTTACTTGTACCATCTGAGGCAGTGATGGTTATCTCCTCCCACTCACTTTCCTGCTTGGAAAGCTCCATGTAAGTTTCATCGTCAATCAACCCCTTCTGATAGGCTTCATGTACTGTCATTTCCTTATTGGTGTCTGGATCTACAATTACAACCCTTGTCTTCCTTGTTGTGTTCTTTTGTGTTGATATCTTGCTCTTATCATGAAGTGGCAGAAGCACAAGGCCAGTTTTATCATCTGTGATACAACGACTCTTCAACTGTAGATAGGTGAGATTGTCCTGAGTGTTAGGATCAAAAAATCCCTTTGTGTCATCTCCCTCATCTTTTAGAATCCGATTCATCTCTTCACCAAAGTAACCTCTCTTATAGGCAACATCCACATCGATTCTGTGACTTTGTTTGGGATCAATGATGCCACCACTGGCTATCTGAGCCTCCAGTAGGCGAATGCCATGGCCTTTTTCAATCAGACCTCTCTCAATTGCCTGGAAAAGGGAGATGATCTTTTCAGTACCAGGATCTTTATATCCAGTGACGGCTCTCTCAGCCGAAAGGAGCTTATCTTTGAACTCTACACCAACCAGACCTTTCTTACAAGCCTCCTCCACTGTGTAGTACTGGTTGTTGATAGGGTCAATTATGAAGCCTGAAGCTGCTTGAGCCTCCAGAAGCTCCAGTGTGGTGCCAGGCCGTAGGAGTCCTTCTTTCATTGCTTGGTAGATAGGCAGAATGCGTGTGTCAGAATGATCATAGACTCCAGCAATGCAGGTAGATCCCTGCAGATAGGCTCTAAGTCTGTGCTCAATGTCGTGGCTAGTCAGTTTGCCTTCTCTTAGCTGATCAATGTCAGAAGGCTCCAACAAGTTGGCTTCGACCAGATGCGACAGAGGAACCTTTTCCCGTAAACCCTGTACAGTCATGGGTGCCAGGGGGGCTGGTAGCATGAGCAAGCCTGTGTTCGGGTCAGCTTTGCATTGCCTCTTCAGGCTGACGTAGCTAGTACTCAGATTTGTCCCAGGGTCAACATAACAGTTTGGTTTTGCATTCAGGGCTTGATAAAGATTCTCATCAATTAGACTACGGTCCCTGGCAATATTCTTAGGGAGGTATACGCTAAGGACAGGATCAAGAATTCCTCCTGCAGCCTCCTGCGCCTGCAGCAGACGCAGAGCTGTATCTTGATCTATCAATCCCTTTCTCATGGCTTGACTGGCTGACAGAAGTTTGGTTGTGTTTGAATCTCTAAACCCTATGCAAGCAGCCTCTGCAGTCAGCAGTTGCTTTTTATCCCCTTCATCCACAAGTCCATTAAGACAAGCCTCTTCCACGGTCATCTTTAAATTTGCTCTGGGATCAATTATATGTCCTGTTGCTGCTTGAGCCTCCAACAGTTTCACTGCGCTTTCTGTTGATATCAGCTTATCTTTTTTGGCCTCTGTGACTGTTAACTTCCCAGTGGGTCCAGCTAGTCCTGCAATGGCTCCTGTGCCCTTGAGATTCAGCTTGATATTAACAGCCACATCCTGAACAGTCTGGTGGCCCGTTAGCAAGTGGCCCAGTGTTTTTTTGTCCAGAACACCACAGTCATGTAGCTGTTGGGCTGTGACTTTTTTGCGGACACCATCAAAGACCAGAGTGGAGGGATCAACAATTGTGCCAGGATAATctgtctgtgtatatgtgtttacTGCATTTGCTTTCTGTCTTAGTCTCAGAACTTCATCTTGCAAAGAATCTCTGAGTGTAACTAGGTCACTGCGCTCCTGCTCCAATCCCTGCAGTTGAAGCTTATAGCGCTCTTCAACTTCTTTCAGTTGGGCCTGCAGCTGCTCCATACGTGTTCTCAACGAGGTACATTCTCCTTCTAGCGCCATGCGCACTGTGACATGCTGCTGCACATTCTCATCCTGGCTTTGACGTTGCTTTTTCCAGATGCCAAACTCATTCCTGAGCCTCTCGTTCTCTTCCTGAAGCTGTTTTTTAAGGCGCAGTTCTGACTCTAGTGACAGTCTGGTGATTTTAAGATCTCCCTCAGCTTTTTGCATATGGGTCATATTTTCTTCTAGGGTTTTTAACTTCTTGATGAGGGCATCTCGTTCTTGTTGTAATTCAGTGCACTGAGACTGGGAAGACTGGATCAAGCTTGACATCTgattagaaagagagatagagaaagagagagagagagaaatatgttAACAACCAATTCAAACTACGAAAGACCATAAGGGTTCAAATCTTAGATATTCTAAAAGCACAAGTGGAtgcaattaaaaatgaaaaaagcaaGAAAATTATTCATGAGTAGTTtaaatcagtccgtacaggattttccgatttttttgtgattgttgcgaccaagaatgcttgattttgcggcagcttttttcaaaatttgcaaggCATTTTCCTGAGTTTTTTGtagaaaactgcacaaattgacaaaattgcaagtgcaaaacaatttagtgcaaCATCTTTtgtgtttgctggtaaatgagacttttttaAGCTATACTCGTGTACAACATGCATGATCCAAAGAGGGCTTTGAATGAACGTGCGTCGTGATGTCACATTcgtgcgtcttggcccaaatctgtggaaattttgaaacatttgcacgctcctctgaatattgtgaactttgcttgattttgcatgaATTTCttcaaatcacaaaatcctggagggactgcctAAAATCATTTAATATGAAACAGAGAATCTAATGatagttattttattattgctgAGTGCCTGTCCAGCTGGTCAGTTGATTCACTGTATGTAACTTTAGAAGTGTTCAGATATAATCATACTACCAAAATCCAAAAGTCCCAGAGGCAAACAAGGCAATGTGTATACGTTTTGGAGAATATCTAACAGAGTAATGACTTGAGAACGACTTGATTAGTGATTGAGTGGCAATGATCAAAACACCATAAATTGAACACACAAAGCAGCCAATAAAGCACACAGCCTGAGGATTCCACGAGAATAAGTGCCTTCCATGGGAATAAGTGTCAGTCTCAGGTGTAGAAATAGACCATGAAATGAAAATTTGAGTACAAAAGGCCATCTGCAGAAGGTGAAGAGATTGAAAAGCATGAAGCAAGATGGAAACGCTCCTACATAATGTCTGAGTAGAACTACAGTCTATGATAGTCCCAGACATTCTACAGTTGATTAGTACCTCACTGGCTTGCTTTTGGATATTCTGTATCTCCGACTgaagcttctctctctcccgtGAGAGCTGTTGGATAAGTTTGTCATGCTCTATACGGGTACATTGGCTTTTTTGGAGCTGTTGCTGAAGTGCTGTAATCTGGGTGCTCATCTCATCATCCTCCTGTTGTCTGCCTTGCAGCAGTTTGTCATGCTCTAGCCGCACAGCTCGTAACTCCTCCTCCAGGCTGAGGCGCTCTTTGGTGAGTGCCTCTGTGAGTTTCTTCATGCGCTCTGTATCAGAAATGGTCTCGTTCAGTGCTTTGGTTTTCTCTTCCATACTTCGGTGCAGGGCTTGAAAGCGCTGATTGGCCTCACACACCCGGCCTTGCTCCTGCACCAGCTGAAACCTTAAAGCTTTCATTTCAGCTTCCAGTGTAGCTAGACGCTGAGCGGAGGTACCACACTCCTTCAGGTTACGGTCAAGAGCCTCCTGTAGCTTCTTGCGCTCTTCTTCTGATTTTCTGGCCTCTGTGCTAGCCTCCTCCTGACTCTTTTGCAAAGTGGTGATGGTGGAGATGTACTCACGCATAGCCTGGTTGGTCTTCTCGAGCTGAGCTTCTGTCTTCCTGCGCTTGGCAGCCTCCTCTTGGGCTACATTTATTTGCTGATTCAGCTGCCCATCCAGTTGTTTTAGCTCCTCCTGGAGCTCTTGAACCCTTGCTTGAAGGTGTGCAATATTCCGTTCTGCCCGGTTTCGCTCATTGCCCTGGGTTTCCACCTCCACACGGAGGATGCTTAGCTCTTGGTGTGAAGAACGAAGTCTGATTAGTTCCTGACTACAAGTTGTATGTTTAGCATGGAGGTCTGCTAGCTCCTTCTGCAGATGGCCAATCTCTGCCTCGAGTGCTCTCGACTTGTGCAACTCATCATCAAGTGACTGTGTGAGGCTGGAGATCTGATTGGTCTTCTCCTGCAGAGACTTTGTATTGTGTGCTTGAACTTCCTTCCACATGCTCTCTTCCGCACTCTGCTGACTAAGAAGGAGCTGTATCTGAGCCTCCAATTCACTCTTTTTTCTGGCTTCCTCTGTGCCTGCTGTGATCTGTTGCTGCAGCATTGCCTCTGCATGTCTTCTTTGAGCCTGTTCCTCACTGAGGGTGAGCTGCAGTCTCCTCAACTCTTCCTGCAAGCTCTTGCGTTCCCCCTCTACCCTTTTACATTCCATCTGCATGGACAAGGAGTCATCCTTCTGCTGTTGCGAGAGCttctgtatgtttgtttgtgttaccAGGATCTGGGACTCATAGGTCTGTttgacctctctcatttcaGTGCTGTGCTGCTGCCTTACCTTAGCCAGCTCCACCTGTGTCTGTTTCAGGTTCTGAGACTCCTCCTCCAACAGTCTCCGCATACGCTCAATCTCCCGTGTCCGATCCGACACCGTCTTCTCCAATTCGATTTTGGCCCAGTTGGCCCCCTCTAACTCCTTTAGCCTTTTCCGCATGGCCTCCTCATATTCTTCTTGTTGACTGCTATACCTTTCCTCCAcaatttttctgtttctcttctcctcctccacaaGTAGTTTGAGACACCGCAGCTCCTCCATGAGCTCTTGTAGGCGGTTCTGAGAGGAACTTAGGTTCACCTGTGCTGTGCTACACTGTAGAGCCTGGCTTCTCTTCACCTCCTCCAGGGAAAGGAGGTGCTCCTGAGACTCATTCAGCTTAAGCTGGTACCGTGAGAGTGCCTCACGCAGTGAAACATTCTTAGCATCACGGTCCTCTATGTCAGCTCTCAGAAGCCTTAGCTCCTCTTCAAGCAAATCTATCTTGGTGTTCCGCATCTATGAATAAATCACAGGAGAACACATCTAATAAGGATCAGagatcaacaacaacaaattataTGAGCACgttcaataataaaaattaagtacaccttATGTACCTTAAGCTCTTCTAAGTTCTTCAATGAATCTCCAAGAGACTTGCAATAATCACTTGAATGTGTAAGTAGCTCTAAATAGCGACTATGCAAAGAGGAAATctgaaacacaaaaataaaataaggaacCTGAACTAGAGACAAAATATGAGTTCATTCctaatgaatatttatttaatattttgtacCTCCTGCATCACAACTGTAGTTGGAGACTGCAGCATGGTTTTCTTTATAGGAATGTTGAGTAGAGTTTCTAGACCAGCACTGTAAGATGTCAACCCAAGCTCATAGTCCTACATATtaatacgtttttaaaaaagtattatttttgtGTTGGACTTAAAACggcattaaaataacatttgttAAAAAGAACATGACAGCATCTCTACATCATTATACCTTGATGGTATTAACACACGTGTCACCGTCTCTTTGTACAGCCTCCACAGTCTCCCGCTTTCCTGTTATCTCAGAATTCAGTGCCTAAGGATTATAAATACAGTCACCACATAAAATGAATTGAATCACTGTTGAACAGGAATATTCCTTATAATTAATTATAGTGTGAGGACGTTTATTAATTGATTGAGAAGAAATACAGCACTGAAGCATGTCTAGCTTCACTTGTGGGCTTTGCAAGCAGTGAAGCATATTAATTTTAATAACTTTAATTCAAGTAGCTTTACAATTCTTTAGCAACACTGTACTAGAGTAGTGATTacttcatatttcatattattacCATCCATGATATATACTTTTAAACCactaaataatgtatttattgatgatgatgataaatgaaACAATGTTAATGTGTCAGTTCTCTCTGATTGTCAAATAAAATCATCATTTATCATTAATTGCATACAGTATTTTAAGGTAGTGTTCATTTATTTGATGTTAATTATGAGATGTTTTCTCATCAACACAGCAATTTGTTTAGTAGagaatttaatatttttgaaaaagtaATCATGCCACTTTTCTATTTTAGGGGTTAATGCAAACTCAATGCTACGTCAGTACTTACAGACAACAAgacacatttttgtttattgtgttCTGTAATCAACACGATGACAACAAACTTTGCTGTCAAGATAAATTACTTGTGTAATTTCCTGTAGctgagctgcatttttttgtacAGTAACTTGTAGTCTAGAtaactacattttttaaataaagaaagtcGTACCTTCTGTTGGTTAAGGAGTTTGTTGAGGGCTGTGATGTCATCGGTCCTGACTGTCAGCTGAGCATCTATACGACTTTTTGTGTCATTAAGCCAGGCACTGAGAGCAGAGCTCGAAATCAGATAATGATTTAGCTGCTGTAGGTATGTATCCAATTCCCTAGACCTAAGAGAGGAAGAATTTACAGAGgcataagtaaaaaaaattctctctcacacacacacacacacacacacacagtatctcacaaaagtgagtacacccctcacatttttgtaaatatttgattacatcttttcatgtaacaacactgaagaagtggtttaaacattaatggctgtgttgagttattttgaggggacagcaaatttacactgttacacaagctgtacactcactactttacattgtagcaaagtgtcatttcttcagtgttgtcacatgaaaagatataatcaaatatatagaaaaatgtgaggggtgtactcacttttgtgagatactgtaatatatatgcacacaaatgtttaaaaaacaaagaaaaaaaaagaaaaggatcaTCTTGCCTGCTGTTAAACTGCGTCTGAATGCGCTTCCAACGGTCAGATAGCTGCTTTACATGCTCACTGTATAGGCATAGGTCAACATCACACCTTTGCTCATTGCACTGGCGAACCTTAATTAACTCTTCCTCCAGTGAACGGAATAGACCCTCCTTCTGATCTACCTCAGACCGCATAACCTGAAAGGCATAACAAAAAGCATATCCATCTATTATTTAACCATGAACATCATAATAATACTCATCAAGGTTAAATCAGTAGTACCCTAAGATCGCTCTGGTACTCTTGGACTTCGTCTGGGTCCAGTGacgttgtctctctctcagtgagtCGAGCTTCATAAACCTTCACCACATCCTCTGCCTGCAGCAGGGCCTGAAGCAAAGACTTCAGAGCCTTCAACCTGAAGAAAAGAGAGTGTAGGAGTTtgacagaaaaagacaaaaacatgccTTTTTGTGTTTAAAACCAGGTCTTCTGAATGTTTTCTACCTTAGCAGATAAGTGGCAGAATGAGACCCCAGCCTGTCCAGTCTCTCGTTGATGAGGTTGAGTTGGCTGTGTAGAAACTGAGCTTTATCAGTGTCTTTCATACCCTCTACTTCGGTGAGCACTTGTTCTTTTAGCCTCTGGAACTCTCCTCTCAGTGACTCCACATCCTTCACCACTACCTACATACATCATGATGACAAAATAGGTACAGATGTTCTTGAGCATATTTTTGTTTGCTCTTGGGCTGCTTTCAATATGAATCTGCCATGTTGACTGTGTGTGCACATGTCATGTATCTGTGCTTTATACCATGTAAGGAGATCAGGGACTACGAGTGTTGCTTTTACCTGTGTGCCAGTGATAAGACTGGTGCATTGTGCTGGCGCTCCCTGTCCCACTGGGATGTGCTGGTGTCTACCAAGTGCAGACTCCATGGATTCCAGCTTCAGTTGCAGGGCATGCAACTCACTGAGCACGTTTACACCAGATGAAACCTTAGCACCCTGGAAAACTGTCGAAGATGTCGCCTTCACTGAACTGTCTACAACCACCTCCTGCTGGCCGGCTGAAAAACAAAggtttttgaaaatgaagcaaaatgtgtaggtgtatgtgtgtgaggcGAATCAGTCTGGTCAATCCGCTTGATTTACACATGCACGTGTGCGCAGGTTAGGCTGAAGACAACGGTTACACATGGAAAAGCATTACATGTGTATGTACTCACTGTAGGCTGGGAGCTGTACAATCAGCTGATCATAGTGTTTCTGGGCTCCAGTATACTGGCTCTCAATGGCTCTTTTGTCCTCCTCTACAAACATCTCAGAACCCAAGCAGTTTCTCTGGTACTCTTGATAGTGAGACTCCAAGCTCTTCATGATGCTGCGGTACTCCTCTGGACGCATTTGAgccaactacacacacacacacacacacacacacacaaacaaacacatagaTTAGGACATTACAGAGTGGGTAAAGAAATTAACTGGTATTGAGAGGGTAGGTTGTTTTGTTCTGGGCTGCAATAATAAATAACCGATAAGAGGAAATTGGTAGTCTGTCCGAAAAAGCAACACACATCTCAAAATCTAAAAACAACCCACAATTGCCATACACTGGCTGTATACCAACAAAGGTGTGTCTTCAAGTCATATAGATAAGTACTTACTCTTTTTAAAAGGTcaagtattattttattttatttaattttaaaaagcttttctCCTTACCGTGTCATAGACCCTTCCTCTTATCCCCTCCTCAAACCTCCTTACTCAcactcacaaaataaaaatcatcaaaATGGTGTTCAAAAAGCTGGAAACTCATTACAGGTTGCCTCTCGAAAACAATACTTTATAGATTAGTATGCAAGTaaaaagttcaagttcaaggacattcacaaaACTACAAGCTGAACCCGAAAGTTATGTTTGATGCACGTTGCAATACAGATCCCATGTGtaatgtattattaatattaactgtTATGCAGATtaatatacgtgtgtgtgtgcgcgcgcaagTATTGAGTCACCATGGTGATTGTGAGAGAGTTGATGCGGCTGATGTCATGCAGGCAGTACTGCCAGGAGATGAGGCTTTTTATATTGATGAAGAGCTGGTTCCACAAAGACTGAAGGGCCTCGTAATACTGCTCATTCCTGCAATTCAAGACAAGTACACTCATGCATCACATGTTATAGGATCGTGGGATTTTCTGATGCATGTCTGATGCATGTACGTTTCATACTTGTTGGCAAGGCTGATGGACAGCGGGTTAGGTGGTGGAACTATCAGGCAGACGGAAGGCACCTCCATATCCAGTCCTCCAGGTCCAGTTACAAGCCATTTACTGCGCTCCGTGTTATCCTTTAGAATGCCCAGATCACCCTTACAGATCACTTTCTGctcagaaagacagaaagagcgGAAGAAATGGAAATGAGTTTGAAAGACAATACATAGGATGTACATACGTACAGGATGTTCATGAGCATGTGTTACCTGATCCTGTCTGAAGTCACACAATGCCTGTACTTTAACAGGGCTGTTACTCTTCTCCTCTGGGTTTCTTGGTCGGAGTCTCACAATGCTCTTAGACTTATTGACCAGCTGCTGGACGTGTTGCTTGTGCTCCATAAGATGCGCCTGCTCTTTCTGA
This genomic window contains:
- the wu:fi04e12 gene encoding desmoplakin-B isoform X1 yields the protein MSVYGSQRALHSLSRRTGSRSDVAVSNYQFGGNGFEQEYQEDYNGYTFSKGSMGGGQGPPLHVIIHQRASILQGQCQEFLHKAEFILQTDTDRARAAVEAEHCMMSARDLIEQLKGLAVDLRNMGQPNDSVLMTVEECTEQLRAIHMALGGSLQRKSRSSRGSMGWDEADRNLQDAIAWIGQQKRLIETSPWGDEPAAIDQQIMNHNKFHNSIQRSVEVERAQEELRERRDKASLHLLEQEWDSLQKLSFERGAHLQELQNIIGEITGEIMWVNDREEEELMFDWGNKNIDVYIPKKQESYSRLMSDLEEKEKHLNKLKMKVDNLLVNNHPASDKIEAYMETLQTQWSWLLQITKCIHVHLKENAAYSQFFIEANETYSKLQQQHEVIRKKFTCDKMTPLPNLQELLKSLEKEQAHLMEHKQHVQQLVNKSKSIVRLRPRNPEEKSNSPVKVQALCDFRQDQKVICKGDLGILKDNTERSKWLVTGPGGLDMEVPSVCLIVPPPNPLSISLANKNEQYYEALQSLWNQLFINIKSLISWQYCLHDISRINSLTITMLAQMRPEEYRSIMKSLESHYQEYQRNCLGSEMFVEEDKRAIESQYTGAQKHYDQLIVQLPAYTGQQEVVVDSSVKATSSTVFQGAKVSSGVNVLSELHALQLKLESMESALGRHQHIPVGQGAPAQCTSLITGTQVVVKDVESLRGEFQRLKEQVLTEVEGMKDTDKAQFLHSQLNLINERLDRLGSHSATYLLRLKALKSLLQALLQAEDVVKVYEARLTERETTSLDPDEVQEYQSDLRVMRSEVDQKEGLFRSLEEELIKVRQCNEQRCDVDLCLYSEHVKQLSDRWKRIQTQFNSRSRELDTYLQQLNHYLISSSALSAWLNDTKSRIDAQLTVRTDDITALNKLLNQQKALNSEITGKRETVEAVQRDGDTCVNTIKDYELGLTSYSAGLETLLNIPIKKTMLQSPTTVVMQEISSLHSRYLELLTHSSDYCKSLGDSLKNLEELKMRNTKIDLLEEELRLLRADIEDRDAKNVSLREALSRYQLKLNESQEHLLSLEEVKRSQALQCSTAQVNLSSSQNRLQELMEELRCLKLLVEEEKRNRKIVEERYSSQQEEYEEAMRKRLKELEGANWAKIELEKTVSDRTREIERMRRLLEEESQNLKQTQVELAKVRQQHSTEMREVKQTYESQILVTQTNIQKLSQQQKDDSLSMQMECKRVEGERKSLQEELRRLQLTLSEEQAQRRHAEAMLQQQITAGTEEARKKSELEAQIQLLLSQQSAEESMWKEVQAHNTKSLQEKTNQISSLTQSLDDELHKSRALEAEIGHLQKELADLHAKHTTCSQELIRLRSSHQELSILRVEVETQGNERNRAERNIAHLQARVQELQEELKQLDGQLNQQINVAQEEAAKRRKTEAQLEKTNQAMREYISTITTLQKSQEEASTEARKSEEERKKLQEALDRNLKECGTSAQRLATLEAEMKALRFQLVQEQGRVCEANQRFQALHRSMEEKTKALNETISDTERMKKLTEALTKERLSLEEELRAVRLEHDKLLQGRQQEDDEMSTQITALQQQLQKSQCTRIEHDKLIQQLSREREKLQSEIQNIQKQASEMSSLIQSSQSQCTELQQERDALIKKLKTLEENMTHMQKAEGDLKITRLSLESELRLKKQLQEENERLRNEFGIWKKQRQSQDENVQQHVTVRMALEGECTSLRTRMEQLQAQLKEVEERYKLQLQGLEQERSDLVTLRDSLQDEVLRLRQKANAVNTYTQTDYPGTIVDPSTLVFDGVRKKVTAQQLHDCGVLDKKTLGHLLTGHQTVQDVAVNIKLNLKGTGAIAGLAGPTGKLTVTEAKKDKLISTESAVKLLEAQAATGHIIDPRANLKMTVEEACLNGLVDEGDKKQLLTAEAACIGFRDSNTTKLLSASQAMRKGLIDQDTALRLLQAQEAAGGILDPVLSVYLPKNIARDRSLIDENLYQALNAKPNCYVDPGTNLSTSYVSLKRQCKADPNTGLLMLPAPLAPMTVQGLREKVPLSHLVEANLLEPSDIDQLREGKLTSHDIEHRLRAYLQGSTCIAGVYDHSDTRILPIYQAMKEGLLRPGTTLELLEAQAASGFIIDPINNQYYTVEEACKKGLVGVEFKDKLLSAERAVTGYKDPGTEKIISLFQAIERGLIEKGHGIRLLEAQIASGGIIDPKQSHRIDVDVAYKRGYFGEEMNRILKDEGDDTKGFFDPNTQDNLTYLQLKSRCITDDKTGLVLLPLHDKSKISTQKNTTRKTRVVIVDPDTNKEMTVHEAYQKGLIDDETYMELSKQESEWEEITITASDGTSKLVIRDRKTGLQYDLKELLDKGVISEDNLHEYRSGNITLTQFVDIVAMNKPLGSSSFLTLVSSQTVKREIMTSVGSAPLQTPSSPDTLKRIASMSISLTSPEELTDEQSPIGAIFDTEKSEKISIYKAMTHGLVDSITAQRLLEAQACTGGIVNPENGRRISIQEATRNGIIDDGMANRLKPAQKAYIGFEDVKTKKKLSAAEAVREKWLPFEAGQRFLEFQFLTGGLFDPELGRRRMVDEAVKLGWLDGRASQKLLDTRHHPKMLTCPKTKLRITYKEAMDACMLEDKTGVRMLPAASTSSRGISSPYNSNPSSAPGSRTGSRRGSMDQTYSNSSGSRYSSFSYSSTSFSSRSLS
- the wu:fi04e12 gene encoding desmoplakin-A isoform X2; its protein translation is MSVYGSQRALHSLSRRTGSRSDVAVSNYQFGGNGFEQEYQEDYNGYTFSKGSMGGGQGPPLHVIIHQRASILQGQCQEFLHKAEFILQTDTDRARAAVEAEHCMMSARDLIEQLKGLAVDLRNMGQPNDSVLMTVEECTEQLRAIHMALGGSLQRKSRSSRGSMGWDEADRNLQDAIAWIGQQKRLIETSPWGDEPAAIDQQIMNHNKFHNSIQRSVEVERAQEELRERRDKASLHLLEQEWDSLQKLSFERGAHLQELQNIIGEITGEIMWVNDREEEELMFDWGNKNIDVYIPKKQESYSRLMSDLEEKEKHLNKLKMKVDNLLVNNHPASDKIEAYMETLQTQWSWLLQITKCIHVHLKENAAYSQFFIEANETYSKLQQQHEVIRKKFTCDKMTPLPNLQELLKSLEKEQAHLMEHKQHVQQLVNKSKSIVRLRPRNPEEKSNSPVKVQALCDFRQDQKVICKGDLGILKDNTERSKWLVTGPGGLDMEVPSVCLIVPPPNPLSISLANKNEQYYEALQSLWNQLFINIKSLISWQYCLHDISRINSLTITMLAQMRPEEYRSIMKSLESHYQEYQRNCLGSEMFVEEDKRAIESQYTGAQKHYDQLIVQLPAYTGQQEVVVDSSVKATSSTVFQGAKVSSGVNVLSELHALQLKLESMESALGRHQHIPVGQGAPAQCTSLITGTQVVVKDVESLRGEFQRLKEQVLTEVEGMKDTDKAQFLHSQLNLINERLDRLGSHSATYLLRLKALKSLLQALLQAEDVVKVYEARLTERETTSLDPDEVQEYQSDLRVMRSEVDQKEGLFRSLEEELIKVRQCNEQRCDVDLCLYSEHVKQLSDRWKRIQTQFNSRSRELDTYLQQLNHYLISSSALSAWLNDTKSRIDAQLTVRTDDITALNKLLNQQKALNSEITGKRETVEAVQRDGDTCVNTIKDYELGLTSYSAGLETLLNIPIKKTMLQSPTTVVMQEISSLHSRYLELLTHSSDYCKSLGDSLKNLEELKMRNTKIDLLEEELRLLRADIEDRDAKNVSLREALSRYQLKLNESQEHLLSLEEVKRSQALQCSTAQVNLSSSQNRLQELMEELRCLKLLVEEEKRNRKIVEERYSSQQEEYEEAMRKRLKELEGANWAKIELEKTVSDRTREIERMRRLLEEESQNLKQTQVELAKMSSLIQSSQSQCTELQQERDALIKKLKTLEENMTHMQKAEGDLKITRLSLESELRLKKQLQEENERLRNEFGIWKKQRQSQDENVQQHVTVRMALEGECTSLRTRMEQLQAQLKEVEERYKLQLQGLEQERSDLVTLRDSLQDEVLRLRQKANAVNTYTQTDYPGTIVDPSTLVFDGVRKKVTAQQLHDCGVLDKKTLGHLLTGHQTVQDVAVNIKLNLKGTGAIAGLAGPTGKLTVTEAKKDKLISTESAVKLLEAQAATGHIIDPRANLKMTVEEACLNGLVDEGDKKQLLTAEAACIGFRDSNTTKLLSASQAMRKGLIDQDTALRLLQAQEAAGGILDPVLSVYLPKNIARDRSLIDENLYQALNAKPNCYVDPGTNLSTSYVSLKRQCKADPNTGLLMLPAPLAPMTVQGLREKVPLSHLVEANLLEPSDIDQLREGKLTSHDIEHRLRAYLQGSTCIAGVYDHSDTRILPIYQAMKEGLLRPGTTLELLEAQAASGFIIDPINNQYYTVEEACKKGLVGVEFKDKLLSAERAVTGYKDPGTEKIISLFQAIERGLIEKGHGIRLLEAQIASGGIIDPKQSHRIDVDVAYKRGYFGEEMNRILKDEGDDTKGFFDPNTQDNLTYLQLKSRCITDDKTGLVLLPLHDKSKISTQKNTTRKTRVVIVDPDTNKEMTVHEAYQKGLIDDETYMELSKQESEWEEITITASDGTSKLVIRDRKTGLQYDLKELLDKGVISEDNLHEYRSGNITLTQFVDIVAMNKPLGSSSFLTLVSSQTVKREIMTSVGSAPLQTPSSPDTLKRIASMSISLTSPEELTDEQSPIGAIFDTEKSEKISIYKAMTHGLVDSITAQRLLEAQACTGGIVNPENGRRISIQEATRNGIIDDGMANRLKPAQKAYIGFEDVKTKKKLSAAEAVREKWLPFEAGQRFLEFQFLTGGLFDPELGRRRMVDEAVKLGWLDGRASQKLLDTRHHPKMLTCPKTKLRITYKEAMDACMLEDKTGVRMLPAASTSSRGISSPYNSNPSSAPGSRTGSRRGSMDQTYSNSSGSRYSSFSYSSTSFSSRSLS